The genomic DNA GGAACTCGGCGCCGACGGCGTGCTGCTGAACACCGGCATCGCCCACGCGAAAGACCCGGTGCGCATGGCCCATGCGATGCGCCACGCCACCCTCGCCGGTCGCCTCGCCTACCTCGCCGGCCGCATCCCCAAAAAGCTCTACGCCACCGCCAGCAGCCCCTGGGAAGGCGTCGTCAGCTACATCCCCGGCGAGTGATCGCGCTGCGCGATCGCCTCGCGTACCGCCGGGTGTTGCAGCAGGTCGTGGAAGCAGGCGTAAAAATTCGTGTCGCCCAATGGCTTGCCATAGCACATCTGCAGAATCTTCACGCAAAGCGTGAAGTTCGCTTCAACCACCACCGGCCCGTCCGTGCTCATCGTCACGTCCCACCCTACGAAGCCGGTGTATTGCGTCGCCTCGTGCGCCGCGCGGGCCAACTCGTTCAGCTCGTTCCAGCAGGTCAGCAGCTCACCTTCGATGCGCTCGCCCGTGTCCGGGTGCACGTCCAGGTCGGCCCCGATGGGAAACAGCGTCACGCCGGCAGAGAGTCGGCCCGTCGCCACGTCCACCGCCGCGGCGATCCCGCCCGCATGAAAATTATCAACATGAGCATCACCCCTCGGCATCCGCATACACGCCGCGAGGGTCTGCACTTCATCATCAAGCCGAAACGTCACCACCCGCACCGTGCTCAGGCCGCCCGGCGTCCACTTCGCCATCGACGCATCGTTGCGCAACTGCGGCTGCAGAAGAAACAGCCGATCCGACGCCAACGACTTCAAGTGTGCCACCATCTGATCATGATCGCATCGCACACCGTCACGCAGCCACTGCCGCGTGTCCGGGTCGTACGCCCAACGCTCCGTGCCCCGGCCGCAGTACCAGTCCGTCGGTTTGATGAACAGCCCGCAGGCCGGCAACTTCAGCTCCGCCTGCCCATCGGTCGGCTCGACCCGCCCGCCTTCCGCGAACGCGAAGATCGGCACGCTCGGCAGTCCCTTCGCGCGACAGGTCGTCCAGAACTTTCGCTTGTCCCCCAACTCGCCCGCACCAGGCAGCCGAACGTGCGGAAACAGCACGCAAATATCGTGATGATGGATGTACTTAAGCACATCCCGGCGGCGCTCCGGCAGATAAAAGCGAAAATGGTAATACGTCTCCGGCACGATGTTGTAACGCACCGCCAGCCACATCATCGCCAGCACCTGCCGCCACGGCGGACCCCCGCCACGCAACCGGGCAAACTCGCCCGCCTCGCTGTACGCCCCCTGCCACGCCAGCCGCCACGCCGCCAGCGGCCACGCCACCCCCGCCGCCAGCCGCGCGAATCGACGACGCCTCAGATACAGCTGATCCGCCAGCCGCCTCAACTGACTGCACTCATCCTGCCGCCAGCGGTACGCCGTCCACGGCATGGTGACCTTCGGGTGATCCATGCTCAGAAGCTGCCGCACGCGCGTCGGCAACCAACGCCCGACGCGTGAGCGTAAGCCGCTGCCTTGCGGCCCCGCTCCTTGCTCTTCATGCTGCTCAAGCACCACGGCCATTGTCTGCCACCCCCTTTAAAGCCATCTCCGCCGACCCTCGCGAACGCGAGGCCGCCACGACCCCACCTACTCTACCCCGGCCGACGCTGACATCACATCAAAACTATCGGCCAGCAGCAGCGCGATCACCACCGCCCCGCCGCCGTCGCGCTGCGCCAGGTGCACCGTCGCGTCGTGCAACTGCTGCTCAGCGAACAGGCTCGTCTGCATCGACCGCGCAAACGCTGGCAATCCCCAAGGCTCGTAAGTCGTGTAGTCCGGCTGCGTGTGATGCAGGTGAAAGCTCGCCACCTGCTCAACCCGCGCCTGCCAGTCGCGACGCGCCGTCAGCCGAGCGAGTCGATCCAGCGCGTGCAGCCCGGCCAACTCGCGATAGGTCCAGAAGTCGAGCGGCTCATCCGCATCCTGCACATGCAGCGCGTCCGCAGGCGGTCGGCCGTCGTCACGTGCAATCAACTGCTCAACGGTCGGCGTGCCCTCGCCCTGCTGATCGTCCGATCGCACACATCGCTGAGGCGTAGCCAACCCCTGTGGCAGGGCAAGCTCCGCGCTGCTCGTCATACACAACGTCCGCCACAGCCGAAACGAGATCGTGCCCGCATCCGGCGACGCCGCCAGCGCGTCGGCCGCTCGCGCGAGCAACCCCTCCACCTCGCTGCGGGTCACATCATCCAACGTCGGCCGAACCTTCGTATAGCTTCGCAGATAAAGATGGACGACGAGCGGCCAATAGACGTCCCGCCACTGACCGCCGGGCGAGCGTAGCGGGCGGTCGTCGTCGGCCGGGTCGTCCGCGATGCATGCCAGGCTCGCCGCCCCCGCATGCCACGCATCATCCGCTGCCGTGTCATGCAACAGCACGCGCGCCGCCGGCAGCCCCACGCGGATGTCGCGCGACGCATCACCCGCCCCAACCCGCGCAGCCCGCTCCAGCGCCTGCTCCGCGAGATTGGCCACCATC from Phycisphaerales bacterium AB-hyl4 includes the following:
- a CDS encoding sugar-transfer associated ATP-grasp domain-containing protein gives rise to the protein MAVVLEQHEEQGAGPQGSGLRSRVGRWLPTRVRQLLSMDHPKVTMPWTAYRWRQDECSQLRRLADQLYLRRRRFARLAAGVAWPLAAWRLAWQGAYSEAGEFARLRGGGPPWRQVLAMMWLAVRYNIVPETYYHFRFYLPERRRDVLKYIHHHDICVLFPHVRLPGAGELGDKRKFWTTCRAKGLPSVPIFAFAEGGRVEPTDGQAELKLPACGLFIKPTDWYCGRGTERWAYDPDTRQWLRDGVRCDHDQMVAHLKSLASDRLFLLQPQLRNDASMAKWTPGGLSTVRVVTFRLDDEVQTLAACMRMPRGDAHVDNFHAGGIAAAVDVATGRLSAGVTLFPIGADLDVHPDTGERIEGELLTCWNELNELARAAHEATQYTGFVGWDVTMSTDGPVVVEANFTLCVKILQMCYGKPLGDTNFYACFHDLLQHPAVREAIAQRDHSPGM